The Bacillota bacterium genome contains the following window.
GCGGTGGATCGACCGCCGCCTCTTCCCCGACCGATGAGCCCTCGCCGATTTCTCCCTGGCAAAAACCACCGTCACGGGTCAGGATAATTCCACCGCCGTTTTTCTTTTTCAGTAATATCCCTTGCATTATAGTTCCCGCCTTGACTTAACTTTTCAGGTAAGAGTTAAGGTAAATGAAACGCTCCGGATATCTGAAGATTATTGCGAGTGCCAGAAGGTATCGACGGTTCTTCTCTATGACCTTGGGGCTTAAACCGGTTTTAAGCGCCACCCTTTTAACCGGAAGCCGCTCCTTCCGTCCCAGCCGTTTAAACAGATCCTCGTCCTCCGCAAGAGAACGCGCCGCATTTACAAGCGCCATCCTGCTGTCACAGTGCTTCGGCGAAAGATAAACCAGTTGCTCAATGGATATATCGTACTCCGACAACGCATGTTCGTATTCGATTATCTCTTCCGCCCGGTCCTGACTCGTTTTCTCCCAGAGGTATTCCTCCCACGCCGCGCTCAACTCGTTAAACATTTTCTCCGGGGAACCGTTGTCGCCCAAACTTGCGCTTGTATGCCGTCCTTCTTGCCGGAAGTAATTTGCCAGGCGGCTCTTAATAACCAGTCTTGCGAAGGCAAGGAACGGTACATTCCGTTCGAAGTCATACCTCGTTACAGCCTCGTCGAAGGCGATAAGACCTATGCTCAGTTCATCATCACGGCCCCATTCAAGGGTTCGCCGGCAATAAGAATTAACCACCCCGGAAATAAAATTCCGGCATGCCTCGACAATGGCGTTGCGCGCCTCGACATCTCCTTCTTTCGCACGGGCAAGCAGCCGGAGGGCACTTTCGTCCATTACATAACCCCTTGCGCCGCACCCTTCAAAGTGCCCTTGTATGTCTATACAAAGCAAAGACACGATTTGAAGGGTATTTGACTGTTTGACTATCTATTTAATTTTATCACTAATTTTAAAGGGAAAGTTTAGACACTCATCGTTTTTATGGTACTTTTTTTGCTTTTTGTCGTCCGGTGAATAAGAGAAACAAGCCTAAACCTACGAGGGCTGCTAAAAGGAGCATCGGCTGCAGTTGCCGTGTAACTTTTTCCCACCCCTGCCCGAAAATCATGCCAAGCGAAAGATAAAGCGCGCTCCAGGGAACGGCAAAGATTGTCGTCAGCACCAGAAAAACACCGATGCGTAAGCCTCCTATGCCCGCAATATAGGGAGTAAGATTACTGATCCCGGGTATAAACCGGCCGAAAATCACAAAGCCCGGCGCCGAATGGCTTAAGTATTCCCGTGCTTTTTGCAGGCGTTTCTCGTTGACCCCCAGTAAGCGTCCGCCATGTTCAAAGACCTTTTCCCCCAATTTGGCGCCTAATATATATGCCAGAAGAGAACCCGCTATAAAACCGATAGAAGTAGCGACCCAAACCGCCGTGAAAGCCATGTAACCCTCGGCAACCAAAAAACCGGCGACTATTATCATTATACCGCCGGGGAAAAACGGCACACCCATAGCTTCTATGAAACTGCTCAAAAGAATGCCCCCCGTACCCAAGGCGGCAAGATAGTTGATAATAAGCTCTTTCAACGTTGCCACAAGCCTTCCGCAAAAATAGAATTCAGAAGCCAGAATCCAGAATTCAGAATAATTCCTTAAAAATCGTCCCTGACTCCTGACTTTTGTCTCCCGATCCCTGGTTTCCTAACTTCTGCCTTCTGCCTTCTGGCTACTGACTACTCACTACTATTAAAGCACTCGTGCGACGCCGCTGTATATTACGCCTCTTTGCCCGTCCATCGTTACCACCTGTCCGTCTCTTAGGATCGCGGTGGCTGATTCGACGCCTACAATAACCGGTAGCCCGAACTCCAGCCCCACTATCGCCGCGTGTGAAGTTAGACCACTGGTTTCGGTAATAATGCCGGCGCAGCGTTCCATAACCGGGACAAACTCCTTATCGGTAGCGGTTGCCACCATAATGTCCCCCTGCCGTATCCGCTCATCGGCCTCTTTCGCTGTACGCACCACCCGAACGCTGCCGGTAACCGCCTTCGTACCGATACCAATCCCACGCGCCAGTATGTCGCCCACGGTGTGCACCTTTAAAAGGTTGGTCGTACCGTGCACACCCACTGGAACTCCAGCCGTAATAACCACCAGGTCCCCGGCGTTGACATACCGCGCGCCAACCGCCGCTGCCACCGCTTCGGAAATCATTTGGTCGGTGTTTTCGATCCGCCTGACCAGAAGCGGAAGCACCCCCCAGACGACGGTCAACTTCCGTACCACAGTTTCCTGCGGGATGACCGCAACCACCGGCGGACGGGGACGGTACTTTGCGACCATCCGCGCAGTATAGCCGGTCTGCGTGGCTGTGATGATCGCCGCGGCCCCCAGGTCATGAGCAGTGGTGCAGGTTGCAAAACTTATTGCGTCTGTAACCGTATGTTTGGAAAGGGCTTTCTTGCGGCCGAGAATTTCGCTGAAAGATAAAGCCTCTTCCGCACGAGCCGCAATCCTTGCCATTACGGCCACCGCTTCCAGAGGATAACGCCCAACGGCTGTCTCACCGGAAAGCATGACCGCGTCCGTTCCGTCAAATATCGCGTTGGCAACGTCACTGGCTTCCGCACGCGTAGGGCTTGGATTGCTTATCATGGATTCCAGCATCTGAGTCGCTGTAATCACAGGCTTGCCTGCACTGTTGGCCTCCTCGATGATCTTCTTTTGTGCCAGGGGAACCTCTTCGATCGGGATCTCCAGCCCTAGGTCACCCCTTGCTACCATGACCCCGTCGGCAACCTTCAAGATCCCGGCAAGGTTCTCCAGCCCCTCCCAGTTCTCAATCTTTGCGATAATCCAGGTGTCGGCCCTCGCCTCTTCCAAAAGCCGCCGTGCTGCGAGCACGTCTTCGGCTTTCCGGACAAAAGACAGGGCGATGTAATCCGCCTCCTCAGCGATGGCGAACTTAATATCGTCGACGTCC
Protein-coding sequences here:
- the sigI gene encoding RNA polymerase sigma-I factor, coding for MDESALRLLARAKEGDVEARNAIVEACRNFISGVVNSYCRRTLEWGRDDELSIGLIAFDEAVTRYDFERNVPFLAFARLVIKSRLANYFRQEGRHTSASLGDNGSPEKMFNELSAAWEEYLWEKTSQDRAEEIIEYEHALSEYDISIEQLVYLSPKHCDSRMALVNAARSLAEDEDLFKRLGRKERLPVKRVALKTGLSPKVIEKNRRYLLALAIIFRYPERFIYLNSYLKS
- a CDS encoding DedA family protein is translated as MATLKELIINYLAALGTGGILLSSFIEAMGVPFFPGGIMIIVAGFLVAEGYMAFTAVWVATSIGFIAGSLLAYILGAKLGEKVFEHGGRLLGVNEKRLQKAREYLSHSAPGFVIFGRFIPGISNLTPYIAGIGGLRIGVFLVLTTIFAVPWSALYLSLGMIFGQGWEKVTRQLQPMLLLAALVGLGLFLLFTGRQKAKKVP
- the pyk gene encoding pyruvate kinase codes for the protein MRHTKIVCTIGPVTENPEVVQGMLKAGMNVVRVNMSHGTRSEHSRRIRLFKEEAGKIGKNIGFLVDIRGPRIRLGEFDAEHLRLNTGEEVELVPENNKGTRRRIPVNYQGLVNDVRLGNIILVADGLVRLKVLDTKKESVMCRVETGGVISAHKGVNLPGVRVNLPSLTEKDVDDIKFAIAEEADYIALSFVRKAEDVLAARRLLEEARADTWIIAKIENWEGLENLAGILKVADGVMVARGDLGLEIPIEEVPLAQKKIIEEANSAGKPVITATQMLESMISNPSPTRAEASDVANAIFDGTDAVMLSGETAVGRYPLEAVAVMARIAARAEEALSFSEILGRKKALSKHTVTDAISFATCTTAHDLGAAAIITATQTGYTARMVAKYRPRPPVVAVIPQETVVRKLTVVWGVLPLLVRRIENTDQMISEAVAAAVGARYVNAGDLVVITAGVPVGVHGTTNLLKVHTVGDILARGIGIGTKAVTGSVRVVRTAKEADERIRQGDIMVATATDKEFVPVMERCAGIITETSGLTSHAAIVGLEFGLPVIVGVESATAILRDGQVVTMDGQRGVIYSGVARVL